One stretch of Callospermophilus lateralis isolate mCalLat2 chromosome 11, mCalLat2.hap1, whole genome shotgun sequence DNA includes these proteins:
- the LOC143642281 gene encoding eukaryotic translation initiation factor 1, whose product MSAIQNLHSFDPFADASKGDDLLPAGTEDYIHIRIQQRNGRKTLTTVQGIADDYDKKKLVKAFKKKFACNGTVIEHPEYGEVIQLQGDQRKNICQFLVEIGLAKDDQLKVHGF is encoded by the coding sequence ATGTCCGCTATCCAGAACCTCCACTCTTTCGACCCCTTTGCTGATGCAAGTAAGGGTGATGACCTGCTTCCTGCTGGCACTGAGGATTATATCCATATAAGAATTCAACAGAGAAACGGCAGGAAGACCCTTACTACTGTCCAAGGGATCGCTGATGATTACGATAAAAAGAAACTAGTGAAGGCGTTTAAGAAGAAATTTGCCTGCAATGGTACTGTAATTGAGCATCCAGAATATGGAGAAGTAATTCAGCTACAGGGTGACCAGCGCAAGAACATATGCCAGTTCCTGGTAGAGATTGGATTGGCTAAGGACGATCAGCTGAAGGTTCATGGGTTTTAA